AGGCGTTTGCAGGTCAGGGTGTGGTAATGGAAACTTTCCAGATGTCACAGACCCGTGCCTATAAAACCGGCGGTACTATCCATCTGGTGGTTAATAATCAGGTTGGTTTTACCACCAACAAACTGGAAGACTCTCGCTCCTCTGAATACTGTACTGATGTTGCTAAGATGGTTCAGGCGCCAATTTTCCATGTCAATGGCGATGATCCTGAAGCGGTGCGTTTCGTTACGCAGCTGGCAGTTGATTACCGTACTGAATTTAAGAAAGATGTTGTCATCGACCTGGTGTGCTATCGCCGCCGTGGTCACAACGAAGCGGATGAGCCGTCTGGCACACAGCCGCTAATGTACAAACAGATCAAAGTTCAGAAATCGACTCGCGAGCTTTATGCGCAACAATTGATTTCTGAAGGTGTAGTTACTGCCGAGCAGTGTAAGCAGCTTGAGCAAAACTATCGTAAAGATCTTGAAGACGGTAAGCACGTAACGCACTCACTGGTGATGGAGCCTCAACAGGAGTTATTCGTTGACTGGGCGCCATACCTGGGACTGGAATGGTCTTTTGATTGCGATACTCGTGTTGACAATAAACTGCTTCAAGAGCTTGGCACTAAAATCTGCGAAGTGCCCGAAGGCTTCCAGGTTCAGCGTCAGGTTCAAAAAATCTATGATGACCGTAAGCGTATGGCTGTCGGTGCGATGGAGCTTAACTGGGGGATGGCTGAATCACTGGCCTACGCTTCTATTTTGGCTGAAGGTTTCCCTGTTCGTATCACAGGCCAGGATGTTGGCCGGGGTACGTTCTCTCATCGCCATGCGGTATTGCATGATCAGCGTAACGGAGAGGTCTACGAGCCTCTGAAGAATATTGCTGCTGATCAGCCACCGTTGACGCTGCATGACTCTTTCCTTTCTGAGGAAGCGGTGCTTGCATTTGAATACGGTTACTCGACCACCATGCCAAATGCGTTGGTGATCTGGGAAGCTCAGTTTGGTGATTTTGCCAACGGCGCTCAAGTCGTAATTGATCAGTTCATCACCAGTGGTGAGCATAAGTGGGCCCGTGTCTGTGGTCTGACTATGCTGTTGCCGCATGGTTTTGAAGGGCAGGGGCCTGAGCATTCTTCAGCCCGTCTTGAACGTTACTTGCAGCTTTGTGCAGAACATAATATCCAGGTATGTGTACCAACAACGCCTGCGCAGATCTACCATCTGTTGCGTCGTCAGGTTGTACGCCCGCTGCGTAAGCCTCTGGTTGTTATGTCACCTAAGAGTCTGTTACGTCACAAACAAGCGGTTTCCACGCTGGATGAGTTATCCGATGGCGGCTTCCTGCCGGTAATCGCTGAGACTGATCAGTTGGATCCTAAGAAGGTTAAGCGTCTGGTGCTGTGTAGCGGTAAGGTCTATTACGATCTATACAACCGCCGTGCGGAACTTGAAAAAGATGATGTTGCTATCGTCCGAATTGAGCAGTTGTATCCGTTCCCGGAACATCAAATGTTTGATGCGATTAAGCAATACACCAACCTGGAATCGGTTGTCTGGTGTCAGGAAGAGCCGATGAACCAGGGTGCATGGTACTGTTCGCAGCATCATATGCGCCACGCGCTGGCTCGTCATAACGACAAGATTCATATGGAAGGTGTGGGTCGTCCACACGCCGCAGCTCCTGCCGTAGGTTACATCTCTGTACACCTTGAGCAGCAGGAAAAACTGGTTAATGAAGCAATCAATGGCTAACAGGCCGGATAAAAGCGCCTGTTAGTAGCACTGAGAAAGGAAAAGACATGTCAATCGAAATCAAAACGCCGACCTTCCCTGAATCCGTAGCCGACGGTACTGTAGCGACCTGGCACAAGCAGCCGGGTGAGGCTTGTTCAACCGATGAGCTGATCGTTGATATTGAAACAGATAAAGTTGTATTAGAAGTTGTAGCGCCGTCTGATGGTGTGATTAAAGAGATCATTAAAGGCGAAGGCGACACTGTATTAAGTGAAGAGATACTGGCTATCTTTGAAGCGGGTGCTGCGGCGTCTGCTGCCCCAGCGGCGGCTGCAACTGCAGCGCCGGCTGAAGCGGCGACAGATGCTGATAAAGTAGGCCCGGCTGCACGTAAACTGATCGAAGAGAACGGTCTGGTTGCAAGCGAGATTCCAGGTACGGGTAAGAATGGCGGTATCACCAAAGAAGATGTTGTTAACTTCCTTAAGAATAAGCCAGCTGCAGCACCTGCAGCGCCTGTTCAGGTTGATAATGCTGCTGCACTTAACATCGTTTCCGGTGAGCGTGTAGAAAAGCGTGTTCCAATGACTCGCCTGCGTGCCACGATTGCTAAGCGTCTGGTTGAAGCACAGCAGACAGCTGCCATGCTGACAACCTACAACGAAGTTAACATGAAGCCGGTTATGGAGCTGCGTAAGCAGTACAAAGACCTGTTCGAGAAGACCCATAACGGTACTCGACTTGGCTTTATGTCTTTCTTTGTTAAAGCGACTACTGAAGCGCTGAAGCGTTTCCCAGCTGTAAATGCCTCTATCGATGGTAATGATATGGTATACCACGGTTACCAGGATATCGGTGTAGCAGTTTCTACTTCGCGCGGTCTGATGGTGCCTGTGTTGCGTGATTGCGATGCTATGACGCTGGCAGATGTCGAGTCTACTATTGCTGATTTCGGTGCACGCGGCCGTGACGGAAAGCTTGGCTTGGATGATATGCAGGGCGGAACCTTTACTATCACTAACGGTGGCGTATTCGGCTCTCTGATGTCTACTCCGATCCTTAATCCGCCGCAGACTGCCATTCTGGGAATGCACAAAATCCAGGAGCGTCCGATGGCTGTTAATGGTCAGGTAGAAATCTTGCCGATGATGTATCTGGCGCTTTCCTACGACCATCGTATGATTGATGGTAAGGAAGCGGTACAATTCCTCGTGACTATTAAAGATCTTCTGGAAGATCCTGCACGTATGCTGCTGGAAGTCTGATTTAGTCCATTACTTGAACGAATTGATAGGTAGGAAATAATGTCAGATAAATTTGATGTAATCGTAGTAGGTGCGGGCCCTGGTGGTTACGTAGCTGCTATCCGCGCCGCTCAGCTGGGTCTTAAAACTGCGTGCGTAGAGAAGTGGGTTGATGCGAAAGGTGGTGCCGTTCTCGGTGGTACTTGTTTGAACGTGGGTTGTATCCCATCTAAAGCGCTGCTGGAGTCTACTCACCAGTTCCATAAAACACAGCACGCCGATGTGCACGGTATCCAGACTGGCGAAGTCAGTATGGATGTTAAGCAGATGGTTGCCCGTAAAGATAAGATTGTTGGCAACCTGACGATGGGTGTTGCGGGTTTATTTAAAGCCAATGGTGTTACTTTGCTGCAAGGCATGGGCAAGTTGCTGGCCAACAAGCAGGTTCAAGTGACTGCCGCTGACGGTGCTGCAACAGTTTATGATGCTGAAAATATTATTCTGGCATCGGGTTCTGTCCCTGTAAATATTCCGCCTGCACCGCTGACTGATGGTCTGATTCTGGACAACGAAGGCGCTTTGAATATCAATGAGACGCCTAAGCGTCTGGGTGTTATCGGAGCGGGTGTTATCGGACTTGAGATGGGCTCTGTATGGGCGCGTCTGGGTACTGAAGTTACCGTACTTGAAGCGATGGATGATTTCCTGGCGCTG
The genomic region above belongs to Amphritea japonica ATCC BAA-1530 and contains:
- a CDS encoding 2-oxoglutarate dehydrogenase E1 component, giving the protein MQEGIMELMWKNAHLNGGNLSYIEQLYETYLMDPNAIPQEWREEFDRLPKVGDNLTQDVPHSTVQEHFLYLAKNQRRAAPAAGSSVSSEHEKKQIRVLRMINAYRVRGHQAANIDPLNLMQREAIPDLDPRFHELSEADFDTTFQLGSLFFGAEEATLREIIDDLKKTYCTTVGAEYMHIVDTQEKRWIQSRLEPVRSHPVVDLERKMMVLERLTAAEGLEKYLGSRFAGAKRFGLEGGESMIVSLNTLVQRAGKQGAREVVIGMAHRGRLNTLVNIFGKNPAELFGEFEGKKTLETSGDVKYHQGFSSNVMTGGGEVHLAMAFNPSHLEISAPVVEGSVRARQDRRNDPVGTTVLPVNIHGDQAFAGQGVVMETFQMSQTRAYKTGGTIHLVVNNQVGFTTNKLEDSRSSEYCTDVAKMVQAPIFHVNGDDPEAVRFVTQLAVDYRTEFKKDVVIDLVCYRRRGHNEADEPSGTQPLMYKQIKVQKSTRELYAQQLISEGVVTAEQCKQLEQNYRKDLEDGKHVTHSLVMEPQQELFVDWAPYLGLEWSFDCDTRVDNKLLQELGTKICEVPEGFQVQRQVQKIYDDRKRMAVGAMELNWGMAESLAYASILAEGFPVRITGQDVGRGTFSHRHAVLHDQRNGEVYEPLKNIAADQPPLTLHDSFLSEEAVLAFEYGYSTTMPNALVIWEAQFGDFANGAQVVIDQFITSGEHKWARVCGLTMLLPHGFEGQGPEHSSARLERYLQLCAEHNIQVCVPTTPAQIYHLLRRQVVRPLRKPLVVMSPKSLLRHKQAVSTLDELSDGGFLPVIAETDQLDPKKVKRLVLCSGKVYYDLYNRRAELEKDDVAIVRIEQLYPFPEHQMFDAIKQYTNLESVVWCQEEPMNQGAWYCSQHHMRHALARHNDKIHMEGVGRPHAAAPAVGYISVHLEQQEKLVNEAING
- the odhB gene encoding 2-oxoglutarate dehydrogenase complex dihydrolipoyllysine-residue succinyltransferase, with product MSIEIKTPTFPESVADGTVATWHKQPGEACSTDELIVDIETDKVVLEVVAPSDGVIKEIIKGEGDTVLSEEILAIFEAGAAASAAPAAAATAAPAEAATDADKVGPAARKLIEENGLVASEIPGTGKNGGITKEDVVNFLKNKPAAAPAAPVQVDNAAALNIVSGERVEKRVPMTRLRATIAKRLVEAQQTAAMLTTYNEVNMKPVMELRKQYKDLFEKTHNGTRLGFMSFFVKATTEALKRFPAVNASIDGNDMVYHGYQDIGVAVSTSRGLMVPVLRDCDAMTLADVESTIADFGARGRDGKLGLDDMQGGTFTITNGGVFGSLMSTPILNPPQTAILGMHKIQERPMAVNGQVEILPMMYLALSYDHRMIDGKEAVQFLVTIKDLLEDPARMLLEV